The Saprospiraceae bacterium genome includes a window with the following:
- a CDS encoding transposase codes for MQKLLTFRNSSNKNDFFKNTKQSLYEIFQVVKDGDLCSHVIDYQSQQHFISDSLWSASDLMMEVAKKVNKDLGDRKLQALNIDENSNKKSGKHSVGLQTIYNGIEGKIENSQTGVFASLGSGEKVCLVNARLYLPKEWTDDEKRCIKAGIPKKAIKYATKVQLAMEMIDELDKQGIEYGWIGADSLYGQGYEFANALDKKGKKFVLDIKVNQHIYLTEPEVLVENRVTKKGKEIIKLTNE; via the coding sequence GTGCAAAAACTTCTTACCTTTAGGAACAGCAGTAACAAAAACGACTTTTTTAAGAACACAAAACAAAGCCTTTATGAAATTTTTCAGGTCGTCAAGGATGGCGACCTTTGCTCACATGTCATTGATTATCAATCTCAACAGCACTTCATTTCAGATTCACTCTGGAGTGCTTCGGATCTCATGATGGAAGTGGCTAAAAAAGTCAATAAAGATTTAGGGGATCGAAAGCTACAAGCGCTCAATATTGATGAAAATAGTAACAAAAAATCAGGTAAGCACTCCGTTGGTCTCCAGACAATATATAATGGCATTGAAGGAAAGATCGAAAATTCACAAACAGGCGTATTTGCGTCGTTAGGAAGTGGTGAGAAAGTGTGTTTGGTTAACGCACGTTTATATCTTCCAAAGGAGTGGACAGATGATGAAAAGAGATGTATTAAAGCAGGTATCCCAAAGAAAGCTATTAAATACGCTACTAAAGTGCAACTTGCCATGGAGATGATAGATGAGCTAGACAAACAAGGGATAGAATATGGATGGATAGGCGCGGATTCACTGTATGGACAAGGATATGAATTTGCAAACGCTCTAGATAAAAAGGGTAAAAAGTTTGTACTGGATATAAAGGTGAATCAACATATTTATCTTACAGAACCAGAAGTATTGGTTGAAAATCGAGTGACAAAAAAGGGGAAAGAGATCATTAAGTTAACGAATGAATAA
- a CDS encoding DUF1572 family protein: MMIQSLESIFSRDLLKLSREIELYKNESVIWHYEKNISNSAGNLCLHLVGNLNTYIGAEIGKTGYIRNRDAEFSSKGVERSVLVQMVSGTMITVKESLLNFNPALLQTEYPLLVFDTKTSYEFFLIHLATHLNYHLGQINYHRRLLDC, translated from the coding sequence ATGATGATACAAAGTCTTGAATCCATATTTTCCAGAGACCTTCTCAAGCTCTCCCGAGAAATTGAACTGTACAAAAATGAAAGTGTCATTTGGCATTATGAAAAAAATATTTCCAATTCGGCAGGAAACCTTTGCCTGCATCTTGTGGGCAACCTGAATACCTATATTGGAGCAGAAATCGGAAAAACTGGGTACATCAGAAATAGAGATGCTGAATTTTCATCAAAAGGAGTAGAGCGGTCAGTTTTAGTACAAATGGTATCAGGAACCATGATCACTGTAAAGGAATCCCTCTTAAATTTCAATCCAGCATTACTTCAGACAGAATATCCTTTGCTCGTTTTTGATACAAAGACATCTTATGAATTTTTTCTGATCCATCTTGCCACCCATTTGAACTACCATTTGGGGCAAATCAACTACCACAGAAGATTGCTTGATTGTTGA
- a CDS encoding DinB family protein produces the protein MDIVQQLTKCKDETLPYFQLGIKDLEKTYQAGKWSIKKILVHLADAESVLHERIKRVISEPKVVVWAFDQDKWSENLNYVDFPIDIGRQMFEANRNSIIYLAQSYYHSKGDSTFVHSEAGLRTLKDEFDKVVLHNKSHLNQILAALNQ, from the coding sequence ATGGACATTGTACAACAACTCACAAAATGTAAGGATGAAACTTTACCATACTTCCAACTTGGAATAAAAGATCTTGAAAAAACATATCAAGCCGGCAAGTGGTCCATCAAAAAAATTCTTGTACATCTCGCTGACGCTGAGTCTGTACTTCACGAAAGAATCAAAAGAGTCATCTCCGAACCCAAAGTTGTTGTATGGGCATTTGATCAAGACAAATGGTCTGAAAATCTAAATTATGTCGATTTCCCAATAGATATCGGTAGACAAATGTTTGAAGCCAACAGAAATTCTATCATTTATCTGGCACAAAGCTATTATCATTCGAAGGGGGATTCAACGTTTGTCCACAGTGAAGCAGGTCTTCGTACCCTAAAAGATGAATTTGATAAAGTTGTTTTGCACAATAAATCCCATTTAAATCAAATTTTAGCCGCACTTAATCAGTGA
- a CDS encoding M20/M25/M40 family metallo-hydrolase, with protein sequence MYSKLSIVILALSFLVISCSKKTSLPISQPKQNISTDIITLSSDEMEGREIGTEGEKKAGEYIVNRFKGIGLTPAGNDKTYYQTFSRKKSSNPHGDDASSAGASVTGRNILGYIDNNMSSTVIIGAHYDHLGYGQEGSLHAGERAVHNGADDNASGVAGVLYLAESIKKSGLKNHNYLFICFSGEEKGLWGSNYFVNNTSMDKTKFNYMVNMDMIGRLNAEKKLAVSGVGTAPDFEPIIDAIKTDKVNVKKELSGMAPSDQASFYNAGIPVLGFFTGQHADYHKPTDDAHLINYTGATDVLEYIYTIVSTLDKKPKVTFTKTKDETQGRVAFTVTLGVMPDYMYDGKGMKLDGLKDGKPGQQAGLMKGDIIVRMGEHEVADMQAYMKCLSVFKPGQTVEIVLMRDGKEMKKQVTF encoded by the coding sequence ATGTATTCAAAATTATCCATTGTCATTTTAGCACTGAGCTTTTTGGTAATATCATGCTCCAAAAAAACTTCATTGCCAATCAGTCAGCCAAAACAAAATATTTCCACTGACATCATTACATTATCTTCAGATGAAATGGAGGGCAGAGAAATTGGTACAGAAGGTGAAAAAAAAGCAGGTGAATATATAGTCAACAGATTTAAAGGCATTGGTCTTACTCCTGCTGGAAATGACAAAACTTATTATCAAACATTTTCCAGAAAAAAAAGCAGTAATCCTCATGGTGATGATGCTTCTTCCGCAGGTGCTTCTGTAACGGGCCGCAACATTCTGGGATATATCGACAATAATATGTCAAGTACTGTTATCATCGGAGCACACTATGATCACCTTGGGTATGGGCAGGAAGGATCACTCCACGCAGGTGAACGTGCTGTACACAATGGTGCTGATGATAATGCAAGTGGTGTAGCAGGCGTTTTGTACCTTGCAGAGAGCATCAAAAAGTCAGGATTAAAAAATCACAACTATCTCTTTATTTGTTTTTCAGGAGAAGAAAAAGGACTTTGGGGCTCCAATTATTTTGTCAATAACACGTCTATGGACAAAACAAAATTCAACTACATGGTCAATATGGATATGATCGGCAGGCTCAATGCAGAAAAAAAGCTTGCCGTCAGTGGTGTGGGAACAGCACCTGATTTCGAACCCATCATAGATGCCATCAAAACGGATAAAGTCAATGTCAAAAAAGAACTTTCCGGTATGGCACCTTCCGATCAGGCATCTTTTTACAATGCTGGTATTCCCGTACTTGGATTTTTTACAGGCCAACATGCTGACTATCACAAACCCACAGATGACGCTCACCTCATCAACTATACAGGAGCAACAGATGTACTGGAGTATATTTATACTATTGTCAGTACATTGGACAAAAAGCCAAAAGTTACTTTTACAAAAACCAAAGACGAAACTCAAGGAAGAGTGGCTTTTACAGTGACATTAGGAGTCATGCCTGATTATATGTATGACGGAAAAGGCATGAAACTGGATGGCCTGAAAGATGGAAAACCGGGTCAGCAGGCAGGATTGATGAAAGGCGACATTATCGTCAGGATGGGAGAACATGAAGTGGCAGACATGCAGGCATATATGAAATGTCTTTCTGTCTTTAAACCAGGTCAGACAGTAGAGATTGTATTGATGCGCGACGGCAAAGAAATGAAAAAACAAGTGACATTCTGA
- a CDS encoding nucleotidyltransferase domain-containing protein yields the protein MLTRRALEKLLEDLLHDLFKTGLDPEKVILFGSYSKGGVHTYSDIDLAIWSHKFVGEGLIDLELIRPLMRKYRNLDIKMYPAGANAENFDPFIRVIEDTGRKLNLPEKSIFC from the coding sequence ATGCTTACTAGAAGGGCTTTAGAAAAATTACTTGAAGATTTACTTCATGATCTGTTTAAAACAGGGCTTGACCCTGAAAAAGTCATACTTTTCGGGTCATATTCAAAAGGTGGCGTGCATACCTATAGCGACATTGACTTGGCTATCTGGAGTCATAAATTCGTTGGAGAAGGTTTAATCGATTTGGAATTGATCAGACCCTTGATGCGAAAATATAGAAATTTAGATATCAAAATGTATCCTGCCGGCGCCAATGCTGAAAATTTCGATCCATTTATAAGAGTCATCGAGGACACAGGAAGAAAACTCAATCTTCCTGAAAAATCTATATTTTGTTAA
- a CDS encoding HEPN domain-containing protein, whose amino-acid sequence MNKQDHISFWLRSGNENWDAATLLMQGGKNVEALFMFCLAVEKYIKANWVNDNIDNIPPRIHDLQSIYSQTDLDFEPDLVDFLDTINRWNIEGRYPDFKFSLYKLATVEYTKKQFQKLNTLKSCLLEGL is encoded by the coding sequence ATGAATAAGCAGGATCATATAAGTTTTTGGTTAAGATCAGGAAACGAAAATTGGGATGCTGCCACTTTGCTGATGCAAGGTGGAAAGAATGTCGAAGCTCTGTTTATGTTTTGTCTGGCAGTTGAAAAATATATAAAAGCTAATTGGGTCAATGACAACATAGATAACATACCTCCAAGAATTCATGACTTACAATCCATCTATTCCCAAACGGATTTAGATTTTGAACCTGATTTGGTCGATTTTTTGGATACCATCAACAGATGGAATATAGAAGGCAGGTACCCTGATTTCAAGTTTAGTTTATATAAATTAGCTACAGTAGAATATACAAAAAAGCAGTTCCAAAAGTTAAATACCTTAAAGTCATGCTTACTAGAAGGGCTTTAG
- a CDS encoding metal-dependent hydrolase — protein sequence MDSLTQIVLGAAVAEASLGKKIGNRAMVWGAIAGTLPDMDVIANGIMSPVDALAFHRGPTHSALYLFITSFILGWVVFRMYQLPFQRWFGIVGWGILTSAIGLIIVLLGTFSLGKLVTGLAVILLSAWIIYKRYSRPSYSRPTADLKDWIIMFLWVLITHPILDCFTTYGTQILLPFSNQRVAFNNIAVADPLYTVPFLICLIIVIYYPKHDRQRAVWNRRGLIISCLYMALTIFNKTRINTIFENSISRAGIEANRYTTSPTILNNILWSGVAETDSAYYYGSYSFFDEEKFFKLNKLPKSRPENPDAFQSDHTLKILRWFSDDYFNIVENKSDSIQYYDLRFGTFRMKTSDPDQFVFKFNLTKNDQGEYILKDQGERPRDANFREAFSALWDRILGNSFAGKSETDKN from the coding sequence ATGGATTCACTCACACAAATTGTCCTCGGAGCAGCAGTGGCTGAAGCCAGTCTTGGCAAAAAGATAGGTAACAGGGCTATGGTTTGGGGTGCTATAGCCGGCACATTGCCGGATATGGATGTCATTGCCAATGGAATCATGTCACCTGTTGATGCGTTGGCATTTCATCGCGGTCCAACACATTCGGCATTATATTTATTCATAACTTCATTTATTTTAGGATGGGTAGTGTTCAGGATGTATCAATTGCCTTTTCAAAGATGGTTTGGCATTGTAGGGTGGGGTATTTTGACATCAGCAATTGGTTTGATTATTGTTTTATTAGGGACATTTTCACTCGGGAAATTGGTCACTGGCCTGGCTGTCATTCTTTTATCAGCATGGATTATTTATAAACGATATTCAAGACCTTCCTACTCACGACCAACGGCAGACCTGAAAGATTGGATTATCATGTTTCTTTGGGTGCTGATTACACATCCTATATTGGATTGTTTTACGACATATGGCACACAAATATTACTTCCATTTTCCAATCAGAGAGTTGCTTTCAACAACATAGCAGTGGCAGACCCATTGTACACCGTACCATTTTTGATTTGTTTGATCATCGTAATATATTATCCTAAGCATGACCGCCAAAGAGCGGTTTGGAATCGCAGAGGGCTTATCATCAGTTGTTTATACATGGCTCTTACCATTTTTAATAAAACTAGAATCAATACAATTTTTGAAAACTCAATAAGTCGTGCAGGTATTGAAGCAAACAGATATACTACATCACCTACCATACTCAATAATATTTTGTGGAGTGGAGTTGCTGAAACAGACTCTGCGTATTATTATGGTTCTTATTCGTTTTTTGACGAAGAAAAATTTTTTAAACTCAATAAATTACCTAAAAGCAGACCGGAAAATCCTGATGCATTTCAAAGCGACCATACTTTAAAAATCCTTAGATGGTTCAGTGATGATTATTTTAACATCGTAGAAAATAAAAGTGACTCCATTCAATATTATGACCTGCGATTTGGCACTTTCAGGATGAAAACTTCTGACCCGGATCAGTTTGTATTCAAATTTAATCTCACAAAAAATGATCAGGGTGAATATATCCTTAAAGATCAGGGTGAAAGGCCCCGGGATGCTAACTTTAGAGAAGCTTTTAGTGCTTTATGGGACAGGATACTGGGAAATAGTTTTGCTGGAAAATCCGAGACCGATAAAAATTAA
- the rnc gene encoding ribonuclease III produces MDVIRRIYNLYLSEDKELTEKLKPILGFTPARISLFKTAFYHKSMTNETPGKPTNERLEYLGDAILSTIVAEYLFKKYPNKDEGFLTKMRSKIVKRQTLNEIADRMGLDVILSEYSMGKMSSAMLGNAFEALIGAIYIEFGYEKTKNYVIRNILMKYIDIIELETKDDNHKSILLEWCQKNGKEINFTTIAKFKLDKRDCFKVAVVIDGQEISTAEDFNKKSAEQTAASKAIELLKIPVTA; encoded by the coding sequence TTGGACGTAATACGCAGAATTTATAATCTTTACCTTTCGGAAGATAAAGAGCTTACCGAAAAACTTAAACCGATTTTGGGCTTTACTCCTGCCAGAATTAGTTTGTTTAAGACAGCTTTTTATCATAAGTCTATGACCAATGAAACCCCCGGAAAACCTACCAATGAAAGATTGGAATATCTGGGTGACGCTATTCTCTCCACTATAGTTGCAGAATACCTTTTCAAAAAATACCCCAACAAAGACGAAGGTTTTTTGACTAAAATGAGATCAAAAATCGTAAAACGTCAGACACTCAATGAGATTGCCGACAGGATGGGTCTTGATGTCATACTTTCGGAATACAGTATGGGTAAAATGAGCAGCGCTATGCTGGGCAATGCCTTTGAAGCATTGATAGGAGCTATCTATATTGAGTTTGGTTACGAAAAAACCAAAAACTATGTCATAAGAAATATCCTGATGAAATACATTGATATCATAGAGCTCGAAACAAAGGACGATAATCATAAATCAATCCTACTCGAATGGTGTCAAAAAAATGGGAAGGAGATCAATTTTACAACCATTGCAAAATTTAAATTGGATAAAAGGGATTGCTTCAAAGTGGCAGTAGTGATAGATGGTCAGGAAATTTCCACTGCAGAAGATTTTAATAAAAAATCAGCTGAACAAACTGCCGCCAGCAAAGCCATTGAATTATTAAAAATACCTGTCACTGCCTGA
- the fabF gene encoding beta-ketoacyl-ACP synthase II, producing MRRVVITGVGALTPIGNTYKAFAENLKKGISGAGLITRFDASLFKVRFACELKDFDVEQFIQRKEARRLDPFAQYALVTADEAMLSSGLDVKNIDLDRAGVIWGTGIGGFETIEHDLTEAAHWTGEPRYSPFLIPKLIGDIAPGHISIKYGFRGINYGTVSACASSTHALISSFDYIRIGRADIMITGGSEAAITRASVGGFSAMKAMSERNDSPETASRPFDKERDGFVLGEGGGAFIFEEYEHAKKRGATIYAEVMGGGMTADAYHMTAPHPEGIGARNVMRHAIRDAGINPSDVDYVNVHGTSTPLGDIAETKAILGVFGDASYDLNISSTKSMTGHLLGGAGAVEALACVIAINEGFIPPTINHFTDDPEFDPKLNFTFNVAQERKIDIALSNTFGFGGHNASLIIKRFKD from the coding sequence ATGAGACGTGTAGTAATCACAGGAGTCGGGGCGCTTACGCCCATCGGTAATACATACAAAGCGTTTGCCGAAAATCTTAAGAAAGGTATCAGTGGAGCGGGACTTATTACCAGATTTGATGCATCTCTGTTCAAAGTAAGATTTGCTTGTGAATTAAAAGACTTTGACGTTGAGCAGTTTATTCAAAGAAAAGAAGCCCGAAGACTCGATCCTTTTGCTCAGTACGCCTTGGTGACTGCAGATGAAGCGATGCTTTCTTCCGGTCTAGATGTCAAAAATATCGATCTGGATCGTGCTGGGGTAATTTGGGGGACAGGTATAGGTGGATTTGAGACTATAGAGCATGATCTCACGGAAGCAGCACACTGGACGGGAGAACCAAGATATAGCCCCTTTCTTATCCCAAAACTTATAGGGGATATTGCTCCCGGGCATATATCCATAAAATATGGATTCAGAGGCATCAATTACGGTACCGTTTCGGCCTGTGCATCATCAACTCATGCTCTCATCTCTTCGTTTGACTATATCCGGATTGGTCGGGCGGACATCATGATCACCGGTGGTTCGGAAGCAGCTATCACCAGAGCAAGCGTGGGAGGATTTTCGGCTATGAAGGCGATGTCAGAAAGAAATGACAGCCCGGAAACAGCAAGTCGGCCATTTGACAAAGAAAGAGATGGATTTGTATTGGGAGAGGGTGGTGGAGCTTTTATATTTGAAGAGTATGAACATGCAAAAAAGCGTGGTGCTACTATATATGCTGAAGTGATGGGTGGAGGCATGACAGCAGATGCTTACCATATGACGGCCCCTCACCCTGAAGGCATTGGGGCTCGCAATGTAATGAGGCACGCAATAAGAGACGCAGGTATCAACCCATCTGATGTAGATTATGTCAATGTGCATGGTACATCTACACCATTGGGGGATATAGCAGAAACAAAAGCAATACTAGGGGTCTTTGGTGATGCATCATATGATCTGAATATCAGCAGTACCAAGTCAATGACAGGGCACTTATTGGGCGGTGCAGGAGCTGTTGAAGCTTTGGCTTGTGTCATAGCTATCAATGAGGGCTTTATACCTCCTACCATCAACCACTTTACAGATGATCCTGAGTTTGACCCTAAACTGAATTTTACATTCAATGTGGCACAGGAGAGAAAAATAGATATCGCTCTGAGCAATACATTCGGGTTTGGCGGACACAATGCTTCTTTGATTATCAAAAGATTTAAGGATTAA
- a CDS encoding acyl carrier protein, which produces MSQIAEKVKKIIIDKLGVDESEVTNEASFTNDLGADSLDTVELIMEFEKEFDVSIPDDQAEKIQTVGQAIEFLEAAKS; this is translated from the coding sequence ATGTCACAAATCGCAGAAAAAGTAAAAAAAATTATCATTGACAAGTTAGGTGTTGATGAGTCTGAAGTAACTAACGAAGCAAGCTTCACAAACGATCTTGGAGCAGATTCATTGGATACAGTAGAACTTATAATGGAGTTTGAAAAAGAATTTGATGTATCAATACCTGATGATCAAGCTGAAAAAATCCAGACTGTTGGTCAGGCTATAGAGTTTTTGGAAGCCGCTAAATCTTAA